A DNA window from Amycolatopsis sp. DSM 110486 contains the following coding sequences:
- a CDS encoding putative T7SS-secreted protein: protein MAAEMGETTDPKDLVPGEPRFISGDLKDLVRNIQKMAAISDGLSGVDAKQWSGVASDRFRETFGREPKKWFDTIGVLGTGANALADYGDALTRSQSEAQRAIELYTQGQAATRAASAQWIVDAYKALTGGYSVPAFADPGQGATQEAERILRAARAALEEAGGSTAEKLGFEKKADGTYKKDLGDSHEFGAAHRDKETKTEWDPDKKKWVKVEEDPGGWQDHKGGKNYSREFGSQSDGMLTDKLGGLLEKFGIDTSESTVSASASVDLVDGSLEGKFGDGTFGGSGKIEGAALGAGAEAHAGAGPLGLTAGASAEAYLAKGSAQGEVHYGDHVSVKGDASAEVGAKASAQGSLGWSGMQGSVEGFAGGRIEANASAEVAGVTAGAHGEAWAGVGAEASAQFGMGDDGKFHVGASLGVALGIGGKVGFDLSIDPGEVVDTVQDVAGDVADVASDVGHGIANAAGAVGDFLGF from the coding sequence ATGGCCGCCGAAATGGGGGAGACGACCGACCCGAAGGACCTCGTCCCCGGCGAGCCGCGCTTCATCTCGGGCGACCTGAAGGATCTCGTCCGCAACATCCAGAAGATGGCCGCGATCTCCGACGGCCTCTCGGGCGTCGACGCGAAGCAGTGGTCCGGCGTAGCGAGCGACCGGTTCCGCGAGACCTTCGGCCGGGAGCCGAAGAAGTGGTTCGACACCATCGGCGTCCTGGGCACCGGCGCCAACGCCCTCGCCGATTACGGCGACGCCCTGACGCGCAGCCAGTCCGAAGCCCAGCGGGCGATCGAGCTGTACACGCAGGGCCAGGCCGCCACGCGGGCCGCGTCCGCGCAGTGGATTGTGGACGCCTACAAGGCCCTCACCGGCGGGTACTCGGTCCCGGCCTTCGCCGACCCCGGTCAGGGCGCGACGCAGGAGGCCGAGCGGATCCTGAGGGCCGCCCGCGCCGCTCTGGAAGAGGCCGGCGGTTCCACGGCGGAAAAGCTGGGCTTCGAGAAGAAGGCCGACGGTACGTACAAAAAGGATCTCGGGGATTCCCACGAGTTCGGCGCTGCGCACCGCGACAAAGAGACGAAGACGGAGTGGGACCCCGACAAGAAGAAGTGGGTCAAGGTCGAGGAGGACCCCGGCGGCTGGCAGGACCACAAGGGCGGCAAGAACTATTCCCGCGAATTCGGTTCGCAGTCCGACGGCATGCTCACCGACAAACTCGGCGGCCTCCTCGAAAAGTTCGGCATCGACACCTCCGAAAGCACGGTGTCGGCGTCGGCGAGTGTCGACCTCGTCGACGGCTCGCTGGAGGGGAAGTTCGGCGACGGAACCTTCGGCGGCAGCGGCAAAATCGAGGGCGCGGCCCTCGGCGCCGGCGCCGAGGCGCACGCCGGTGCGGGCCCGCTGGGTCTCACGGCGGGCGCGTCGGCCGAGGCGTACCTGGCTAAGGGCAGTGCCCAGGGTGAGGTCCACTACGGCGACCACGTCTCGGTCAAGGGCGATGCCTCGGCCGAGGTCGGAGCCAAGGCGTCCGCCCAGGGATCGCTCGGCTGGTCCGGGATGCAGGGCAGCGTCGAAGGATTCGCGGGCGGCCGCATCGAGGCCAACGCGAGCGCCGAGGTCGCCGGTGTCACCGCCGGTGCGCACGGCGAGGCGTGGGCCGGCGTCGGGGCCGAGGCGAGCGCCCAGTTCGGCATGGGCGACGACGGGAAGTTCCACGTCGGCGCTTCGCTCGGCGTGGCCCTGGGTATCGGTGGCAAGGTCGGGTTCGACCTCAGCATCGATCCGGGTGAGGTCGTCGACACCGTGCAGGACGTGGCCGGTGACGTCGCCGACGTGGCCTCCGACGTCGGGCACGGCATCGCGAACGCCGCGGGCGCGGTGGGCGACTTCCTCGGCTTCTGA
- a CDS encoding YbaB/EbfC family nucleoid-associated protein: MNDTARQLLARIEAIDTAAADNRLRAEAYKRVADELKDAMGSATSPDGVVAVVAGPGGAIASVTFSERARETDPAVLSSDVMRAIGEAQAAAARMQADVVRRGLGSTEFLNRVLDSDEQLFGAPRPAAPAPPKPTRAAPADDEFDDFSVYDQEPTR, encoded by the coding sequence ATGAACGACACCGCACGGCAGCTGCTGGCCCGCATCGAGGCGATCGACACGGCCGCGGCGGACAACCGCTTGCGGGCCGAGGCATACAAGCGCGTGGCCGACGAACTGAAAGACGCGATGGGCAGCGCCACCTCACCGGACGGCGTGGTCGCCGTAGTCGCTGGTCCCGGCGGTGCGATCGCGTCGGTCACCTTCAGCGAACGGGCCCGGGAAACGGATCCCGCTGTGCTGTCGTCGGACGTCATGCGCGCGATCGGCGAAGCGCAGGCTGCGGCGGCGCGGATGCAGGCCGACGTGGTGCGCCGCGGACTCGGCAGTACCGAGTTCCTCAACCGCGTGCTCGACTCCGACGAGCAGCTCTTCGGCGCTCCTCGCCCGGCAGCGCCGGCCCCGCCGAAGCCGACTCGAGCAGCGCCCGCGGACGACGAGTTCGACGACTTCAGCGTCTACGACCAAGAGCCGACCCGGTGA
- a CDS encoding DUF4333 domain-containing protein: MVRRLLVAVCGIALVAGCSAHVEVTRRVAKADLEKGIADALQSSIGQRPDTVTCPGPIDAKVGQQMRCELSAGTTRAGLTATINTVNGSDVRYSVKVDDHVISN; the protein is encoded by the coding sequence GTGGTGCGTCGTTTGTTGGTCGCGGTGTGTGGCATCGCTTTGGTGGCCGGGTGTTCCGCGCACGTGGAGGTGACGCGGCGGGTGGCGAAGGCCGATCTGGAGAAGGGGATCGCCGACGCGCTGCAGAGCTCGATCGGGCAGCGGCCGGACACGGTGACGTGCCCAGGGCCGATCGACGCGAAAGTCGGGCAGCAGATGCGCTGCGAGCTGAGCGCCGGCACGACCAGGGCGGGCCTCACAGCGACCATCAACACCGTCAACGGCAGCGACGTCCGCTACTCGGTGAAGGTGGACGACCACGTCATCAGCAATTGA
- a CDS encoding GNAT family protein gives MIIEGPRVRLRPLTRDDRQRAQEILSTPEVARWWGEAEPEVETLLEEEAGYSSYAIELDGDVIGLIQSSEELDPQYRHAGIDIAVDPAHHGHGNGPEAIRVLAQHLFAQGHHRLTIDPAAANEKAVHVYTKLGFRPVGLLRQYERGPDGTFHDGLLMDLLAGELR, from the coding sequence ATGATCATCGAAGGCCCGCGCGTCCGCCTGCGTCCGCTCACGCGTGACGATCGGCAGCGCGCCCAGGAAATCCTGTCCACACCCGAAGTCGCCCGATGGTGGGGCGAAGCCGAGCCCGAGGTCGAAACCCTCCTCGAGGAGGAAGCCGGCTACTCCAGCTACGCCATCGAACTCGACGGGGACGTCATCGGGCTCATCCAGAGCTCCGAAGAACTCGACCCGCAGTACCGCCACGCCGGCATCGACATCGCCGTCGACCCGGCCCACCATGGCCACGGCAACGGCCCCGAGGCGATCCGCGTGCTCGCGCAGCACCTGTTCGCCCAGGGCCACCACCGGCTCACGATCGACCCGGCCGCCGCGAACGAGAAGGCCGTGCACGTGTACACCAAGCTCGGCTTCCGGCCCGTCGGCCTGCTGCGCCAGTACGAACGCGGCCCCGACGGCACCTTCCACGACGGCCTGCTGATGGACCTCCTGGCGGGCGAGCTCAGGTGA
- a CDS encoding IclR family transcriptional regulator — MAAEKGGRDGGVQSLQRAFELLEHLADTGGEASLSELATLSGLPMPTIHRLIRTLVDLGYVRQNTNRRYALGARLIRLGENASMQFGSWARPLLVELVEEVGETANLAVLERDEVVYVAQVPSKHSMRMFTEVGRRLLPHGTGVGKAMLAQLPADDVAALLARTGMPAYTEHTFTDPSSLADELTRIASQGYALDEAEQELGVRCIAVAVPGMPVPAAVSVSGPSGRLTADAVASIAPVVQKIADRLSQQLPVT; from the coding sequence GTGGCAGCTGAGAAAGGCGGACGGGACGGCGGCGTCCAGTCCCTGCAGCGCGCGTTCGAGCTGCTGGAGCACCTCGCGGACACGGGTGGGGAGGCCAGCCTGTCGGAGCTCGCGACCCTGTCGGGGCTGCCGATGCCGACCATTCACCGGCTGATCCGCACCCTCGTGGACCTCGGGTACGTCCGGCAGAACACCAACCGCCGCTACGCCCTCGGCGCGCGGCTCATCCGCCTCGGCGAGAACGCGAGCATGCAGTTCGGCTCGTGGGCGCGGCCGTTGCTGGTCGAACTCGTGGAGGAGGTCGGCGAGACGGCCAACCTCGCCGTGCTGGAGCGCGACGAGGTCGTGTACGTGGCCCAGGTGCCCTCCAAGCACTCCATGCGCATGTTCACCGAAGTCGGCCGGCGCCTGCTGCCCCACGGCACCGGGGTCGGCAAGGCGATGCTCGCGCAGCTGCCCGCCGACGACGTCGCGGCGCTTCTGGCGCGCACGGGCATGCCCGCGTACACCGAACACACCTTCACCGACCCTTCTTCGCTCGCCGACGAGCTCACGCGCATCGCGTCGCAGGGTTACGCGCTGGACGAGGCCGAGCAGGAGCTCGGGGTCCGGTGCATCGCCGTCGCGGTGCCCGGCATGCCGGTACCCGCGGCGGTGTCCGTGTCCGGTCCGTCCGGCCGGCTGACCGCGGACGCGGTGGCGAGCATCGCGCCGGTGGTGCAGAAGATCGCCGACCGGCTTTCGCAGCAGCTGCCGGTCACCTGA